In the genome of Halostella limicola, one region contains:
- the mch gene encoding 2-methylfumaryl-CoA hydratase, which translates to MTEWTDSETFAAALDRAETLEKGNYFEAFAEGDTLSHDAGLRLTRHGNDQWMSQTLNHDPAYWRTDAARERGFEEPPIHPDYLVAATMGPSVEDLSEKGGYFLGRDDVTIHDHEVYPGTELRVESTVQATRSSSSRPDYGIVTWETRGIDADGGDVLLSYERTNMIPRREPLETDGGQTTERDDGDGEGDGDEGADETDDAPSLPDELIAPDGPAFADFRRALDEAEDRDAAVAYRHERGRTMDDTLVSGLPLATLNTAKQHHDANYMADSPSGDIVTYGDVTRSIALGHARSDERTHRELAYADERFHTFVTPGDTVYGFTRVLDADASADGAPDGGGRIRFQHVAFNQNDEPVYSGTRTALVR; encoded by the coding sequence ATGACTGAGTGGACGGACTCCGAGACGTTCGCCGCGGCCTTGGACCGGGCGGAGACGCTGGAGAAGGGCAACTACTTCGAGGCGTTCGCGGAGGGCGACACGCTCTCGCACGACGCAGGCCTCCGCCTGACCCGCCACGGCAACGACCAGTGGATGAGCCAGACGCTCAACCACGACCCGGCGTACTGGCGGACCGACGCCGCCCGCGAGCGCGGGTTCGAGGAGCCGCCGATCCACCCGGACTACCTCGTCGCCGCGACCATGGGGCCGAGCGTCGAGGACCTCAGCGAGAAGGGCGGCTACTTCCTCGGCCGCGACGACGTTACCATCCACGACCACGAGGTGTACCCCGGGACCGAACTCCGCGTGGAGTCGACCGTGCAGGCGACGCGCTCGTCGAGCTCCCGCCCGGACTACGGCATCGTCACGTGGGAGACCCGGGGGATCGACGCCGACGGCGGCGACGTTCTCCTCTCCTACGAGCGCACGAACATGATCCCGCGGCGCGAGCCGCTGGAGACGGACGGCGGGCAGACGACCGAGCGCGACGACGGGGACGGTGAGGGCGACGGCGACGAGGGCGCCGACGAAACCGACGACGCCCCCTCGCTCCCCGACGAACTGATCGCCCCCGACGGCCCCGCGTTCGCCGACTTCCGCCGGGCGCTGGACGAGGCCGAGGACCGCGACGCCGCCGTCGCGTACCGCCACGAGCGCGGGCGGACGATGGACGACACGCTCGTTTCCGGCCTCCCGCTGGCGACGCTCAACACCGCGAAACAGCACCACGACGCGAACTACATGGCGGACTCCCCCTCGGGAGACATCGTCACCTACGGCGACGTGACCCGCTCCATCGCGCTCGGCCACGCCCGCTCCGACGAGCGGACCCACCGCGAACTCGCCTACGCCGACGAGCGCTTCCACACGTTCGTCACGCCGGGCGACACCGTCTACGGGTTCACCCGCGTCCTCGACGCCGACGCCTCGGCCGACGGCGCGCCAGACGGAGGCGGGCGGATCCGCTTCCAGCACGTCGCGTTCAACCAGAACGACGAACCGGTGTACTCCGGGACCCGCACCGCGCTCGTCCGATAG
- the mct gene encoding succinyl-CoA:mesaconate CoA-transferase — MGALDDLRVLDLTQVLAGPYCTMLLADMGADVVKIERPGGDLIRSNPPFAEDPEEEAYGGYFQSVNRGKRSLELDLGADEDREAFLDLVERADVVVENYRAGTMEKFDLGYETLKKRNPEIIYSAIRGFGDPRTGETHRQGQPSFDLVAQALGGVMEITGREDGPPTKVGPGIGDLFTAALNAVGILAAVHHRERTGEGQFVDTGMYDAIVSLCERTVYQYSYTGESPTRQGNSHPTLFPYNAFETADGHVVVAAFGDNHWESLCESMDRPDLAADYPDPGSRLRNRDDLRKTIAAWTAERTTDAVVDALDGIPVAPVQNTADIFADPHVRDREMLVDVEQPGADERVTVAGSPIKMTETPPAPDGRAPLLDEHRDEILRRTSTPGDD; from the coding sequence ATGGGAGCGCTCGACGACCTGCGCGTGCTGGACCTGACGCAGGTGCTCGCCGGACCGTACTGCACGATGTTGCTCGCGGACATGGGCGCGGACGTGGTAAAGATCGAACGGCCCGGCGGCGACCTCATCCGGTCGAACCCGCCGTTCGCCGAGGACCCCGAGGAGGAGGCCTACGGCGGCTACTTCCAGAGCGTCAACCGCGGGAAGCGGAGTCTGGAGCTCGACCTCGGCGCGGACGAGGACCGCGAGGCCTTCCTCGATCTAGTCGAGCGCGCGGACGTCGTCGTGGAGAACTACCGCGCGGGGACGATGGAGAAGTTCGACCTGGGCTACGAGACGCTGAAGAAGCGGAATCCCGAGATAATCTACAGCGCCATCCGCGGCTTCGGTGACCCGCGCACGGGGGAGACCCACCGGCAGGGCCAGCCCTCGTTCGACCTCGTCGCGCAGGCGCTCGGGGGCGTCATGGAGATCACCGGGCGGGAGGACGGCCCGCCGACGAAGGTCGGGCCGGGCATCGGCGACCTGTTCACCGCGGCGCTGAACGCGGTCGGGATCCTCGCCGCCGTCCACCACCGCGAGCGCACGGGCGAGGGGCAGTTCGTCGACACCGGGATGTACGACGCCATCGTCTCGCTGTGCGAGCGGACGGTGTACCAGTACTCCTACACCGGGGAGTCGCCGACGCGGCAGGGCAACTCCCACCCGACGCTGTTTCCGTACAACGCCTTCGAGACGGCCGACGGTCACGTCGTCGTCGCGGCGTTCGGGGACAACCACTGGGAGTCGCTCTGCGAGTCGATGGACCGTCCGGACCTGGCGGCCGACTACCCGGACCCGGGCAGTCGCCTGCGAAACCGCGACGACCTCCGTAAGACGATCGCCGCGTGGACCGCCGAGCGGACGACCGACGCGGTCGTCGACGCCCTCGACGGCATCCCGGTCGCGCCCGTGCAGAACACGGCCGACATCTTCGCGGACCCGCACGTCCGCGACCGGGAGATGCTCGTCGACGTGGAGCAGCCCGGCGCCGACGAGCGGGTCACCGTCGCCGGGTCGCCGATCAAGATGACCGAGACGCCGCCGGCGCCCGACGGTCGCGCGCCGCTGCTCGACGAGCACCGCGACGAGATCCTCCGGCGGACCTCGACGCCGGGCGACGACTGA
- the glmS gene encoding methylaspartate mutase subunit S, with protein sequence MAKTVILGVIGSDAHVVGITILEQTLDAAGFDVVNLGVQTSQEEFVSAANAHDAEAVLVSSLYGHAEQDCRGFHETLAEAEVDALTYIGGNLAVGQDDFEETREKFRRFGFDRVFDSETDPEQAIAALRQDLGHRTSETDERVSA encoded by the coding sequence ATGGCCAAGACAGTCATCCTCGGCGTTATCGGGTCGGATGCCCACGTCGTCGGCATCACGATCCTCGAACAGACGTTGGACGCGGCCGGATTCGACGTCGTCAATCTCGGCGTTCAGACCTCCCAGGAGGAGTTCGTCAGCGCGGCGAACGCCCACGACGCCGAGGCTGTACTGGTCTCTTCGCTCTACGGGCACGCCGAGCAGGACTGCCGGGGGTTCCACGAGACCCTCGCGGAAGCCGAGGTCGACGCGCTCACCTACATCGGCGGCAACCTCGCGGTCGGGCAGGACGACTTCGAGGAGACGCGCGAGAAGTTCCGCCGCTTCGGCTTCGACCGGGTCTTCGACTCGGAGACCGACCCCGAGCAGGCCATCGCCGCCCTGCGACAGGACCTCGGTCACCGGACGTCGGAGACGGACGAGCGGGTCAGCGCGTAG
- a CDS encoding response regulator transcription factor, with translation MADSGEGDGDEGTVIVADDNEKVTDLYAGYLESRYRVRRAYSGEETLAETDENVDVVLLDRQMPDKSGDDVLDELREREFDLQVVMVTALEPTMDVVDMPFDDYVVKPATEEELHEVVKRQLVRASYDTRLNEYLRLKSKLDVLREEKSEEELAESDRFEMLTVLAQSLYDDLQEMRDEHDGLDADVPDELIEPP, from the coding sequence ATGGCCGATAGCGGCGAGGGGGACGGAGACGAGGGGACGGTTATCGTCGCCGACGACAACGAGAAGGTGACGGACCTCTACGCGGGGTATCTCGAATCCCGGTACCGGGTTCGGCGGGCCTACAGCGGCGAGGAGACGCTCGCGGAGACCGACGAGAACGTCGACGTCGTCCTGCTCGACCGGCAGATGCCCGACAAGTCTGGCGACGACGTGCTCGACGAGCTTCGCGAGCGGGAGTTCGACCTCCAGGTCGTCATGGTGACCGCGCTTGAGCCGACGATGGACGTCGTCGACATGCCGTTCGACGACTACGTGGTCAAACCCGCGACCGAGGAGGAACTACACGAGGTGGTAAAGCGCCAGCTCGTCCGGGCGAGCTACGACACGCGCCTCAACGAGTACCTGCGCCTGAAGTCGAAGCTCGACGTCCTCCGCGAGGAGAAAAGCGAGGAGGAACTGGCGGAGAGCGACCGCTTCGAGATGCTCACGGTGCTCGCACAGTCGCTGTACGACGACCTTCAGGAGATGCGCGACGAGCACGACGGGCTGGACGCGGACGTCCCCGACGAGCTGATCGAGCCGCCCTGA
- the citE gene encoding L-malyl-CoA/beta-methylmalyl-CoA lyase yields the protein MTRLSRTFQTAPAAVPKENSAKYLDSGLQAEGFQAPDWLVPDLEDGTAPNQKEEALANTVDRLAGGTDFGGEIWPRVQWGYDSERDRDRGREEIETLVREVGDEIDGVVVPKVGRVEDVERAATAVAEAEREYGRPDGSIEFSVIVETARAKSDLREISKLGAGSRLAGLVFGPVDYTAELGARAIDGSRPTWDGLLADLSNEASANGLVSVGGPFDDLFRERAGVRFYNGDAYANQVEREAKLGLDGSWSLYPKQTAQANRIHMPTEAELRRDVSKIERFEAAKSEGTGAVTLDGQMVDEATFKNFANTVRTVHEIDEVHPAQTAEAYDEDLLERALDLDPAW from the coding sequence ATGACACGACTCAGCCGCACGTTCCAGACCGCACCGGCCGCCGTCCCGAAGGAGAACTCGGCGAAGTACCTCGACTCCGGCCTCCAGGCCGAGGGCTTCCAGGCCCCCGACTGGCTGGTCCCCGACCTCGAAGACGGGACCGCGCCGAACCAGAAGGAGGAGGCGCTTGCGAACACCGTCGACCGCCTCGCGGGCGGCACCGACTTCGGCGGCGAGATCTGGCCCCGCGTCCAGTGGGGCTACGACAGCGAGCGCGACCGCGACCGGGGCCGCGAGGAGATCGAGACCCTCGTCCGCGAGGTCGGCGACGAGATAGACGGCGTGGTCGTCCCGAAGGTCGGCCGCGTCGAGGACGTCGAGCGCGCGGCCACCGCCGTCGCCGAGGCCGAGCGCGAGTACGGTCGCCCCGACGGCTCGATCGAGTTCTCGGTCATCGTCGAGACCGCCCGCGCCAAGTCCGACCTCCGCGAGATATCGAAGCTCGGCGCGGGCTCCCGGCTCGCCGGCCTCGTGTTCGGCCCGGTCGACTACACGGCGGAGCTCGGGGCTCGCGCCATCGACGGCTCCCGACCCACCTGGGACGGCCTGCTCGCCGACCTCTCGAACGAGGCCAGCGCGAACGGCCTCGTCTCCGTCGGCGGCCCGTTCGACGACCTGTTCCGCGAGCGCGCCGGCGTCCGGTTCTACAACGGCGACGCCTACGCCAACCAGGTGGAGCGAGAGGCGAAGCTCGGCCTCGACGGGAGCTGGTCGCTGTACCCGAAACAGACCGCGCAGGCGAACCGCATTCACATGCCGACCGAGGCGGAGCTCCGCCGCGACGTGAGCAAGATAGAGCGCTTCGAGGCGGCGAAGTCGGAGGGAACCGGCGCCGTCACGCTCGACGGCCAGATGGTCGACGAGGCGACGTTCAAGAACTTCGCGAACACCGTCCGCACCGTGCACGAGATCGACGAGGTCCACCCGGCCCAGACCGCCGAGGCGTACGACGAGGACCTGCTCGAACGCGCGCTCGACCTGGACCCCGCGTGGTAA
- a CDS encoding uracil-DNA glycosylase, with protein sequence MDAHQQDTSNPFGMDEDCENCPALCESRTQVVHGYGDVGADFVFVGERPGPGADETGVPFTGDPGSENFLAILRRLALCASPADSVEPDLENAFVTYLTRCRHPERPPTDEEVVTCEPYLNAEIRMINPEIIVPVGERALEEIAVEYTTTPAEEFDVVEDHATTIRGRGFELVPMIDPGEQTEEQTQAFVEHFSALMASDYRQTKGRRSR encoded by the coding sequence GTGGACGCACACCAACAGGACACCTCGAACCCCTTCGGGATGGACGAGGACTGCGAGAACTGTCCCGCCCTCTGCGAGTCCCGGACCCAGGTCGTCCACGGGTACGGCGACGTGGGCGCGGACTTCGTCTTCGTGGGCGAGCGCCCCGGTCCCGGGGCCGACGAGACGGGCGTCCCCTTCACCGGCGATCCGGGGAGCGAGAACTTCCTCGCTATCCTCCGACGACTCGCGCTGTGTGCCTCCCCCGCCGACAGCGTCGAGCCGGACCTGGAGAACGCCTTCGTCACGTACCTCACGCGCTGTCGCCACCCCGAGCGCCCGCCGACGGACGAGGAGGTCGTCACCTGCGAGCCCTACCTCAACGCCGAGATCCGGATGATCAACCCCGAGATCATCGTCCCCGTCGGCGAGCGCGCCCTCGAAGAGATCGCCGTCGAGTACACGACGACGCCGGCAGAGGAGTTCGACGTCGTCGAGGACCACGCGACGACGATCCGCGGTCGCGGCTTCGAGCTCGTGCCGATGATAGACCCCGGCGAACAGACGGAGGAACAGACGCAGGCGTTCGTCGAGCACTTCTCGGCGCTGATGGCGAGCGACTACCGGCAGACGAAGGGCCGGCGGAGCAGATAG
- a CDS encoding methylaspartate mutase subunit E gives MIRDERLPSDELQRIDERVRGDWPTGDDVDFEEAVAFHESLPESKRFAHVLETADRPLLQPRAGVPRLDDQIELLRHLEQHGLADLLPTTIDSYTRDNEYEKARQGLEEARESGEDTLNGFPAVNHGVDGCRELIEALDRPIEVRHGTPDARLLAAVTFAGGFQSFEGGPVSYNIPYTKEDDLETTIEHWQYVDRLAGAYTERGVRINREPFGPLTGTLVPPCIAIAVMLVEGLLAATQGVRSLTLGYGQVGNVVQDVAALRALKDLGNEYLPDEVTVTTVFHEWMGGFPPDEARANGVISLGGATAAIAQPDKVITKSPQEFQGVPTKEANAAGLRTTRQLIDMLIEQDIDIDGIDEEQELIERATRDLMDAVFRHGDGDVARGVIRAFESGALDVPFAPSDSAAGDVLPARDDDGRVRIFTFADLNVDEEIKEIHGARLDDRARTEDRDRSFTMVADDVDAISDGKLIGRPGGESDAD, from the coding sequence ATGATACGCGACGAACGCCTCCCCTCCGACGAGTTGCAACGCATCGACGAGCGCGTCCGGGGCGACTGGCCGACGGGCGACGACGTGGACTTCGAGGAAGCGGTCGCCTTCCACGAGTCGCTCCCGGAGAGCAAGCGGTTCGCCCACGTGCTGGAGACGGCCGACCGGCCGCTGCTCCAGCCGCGGGCCGGCGTGCCGCGCCTCGACGACCAGATCGAACTGCTCCGGCACCTCGAGCAACACGGCCTCGCCGACCTGCTGCCGACGACCATCGACTCGTACACGCGCGACAACGAGTACGAGAAGGCCCGGCAGGGCCTCGAAGAGGCGCGCGAGTCGGGCGAGGACACCCTCAACGGCTTTCCGGCGGTCAACCACGGCGTCGACGGCTGCCGCGAGCTGATCGAGGCGCTCGACCGACCGATCGAGGTCCGGCACGGCACGCCCGACGCTCGACTGCTCGCCGCGGTCACGTTCGCGGGCGGGTTCCAGAGCTTCGAGGGCGGCCCCGTCTCCTACAACATCCCGTACACGAAGGAGGACGACCTCGAGACGACCATCGAGCACTGGCAGTACGTCGACCGCCTCGCCGGCGCGTACACCGAGCGCGGCGTCCGGATCAACCGCGAGCCGTTCGGCCCCCTGACCGGGACGCTCGTCCCGCCGTGCATCGCCATCGCGGTGATGCTCGTCGAGGGCCTGCTCGCCGCGACCCAGGGCGTCCGCTCGCTCACGCTCGGCTACGGGCAGGTCGGCAACGTCGTCCAGGACGTCGCCGCCCTCCGCGCGCTGAAGGACCTCGGCAACGAGTACCTCCCGGACGAGGTCACCGTCACCACGGTCTTCCACGAGTGGATGGGCGGCTTCCCGCCGGACGAGGCCCGCGCAAACGGCGTCATCAGCCTCGGCGGCGCGACGGCGGCCATCGCCCAGCCCGACAAGGTCATCACGAAATCCCCCCAGGAGTTCCAGGGCGTTCCCACCAAGGAGGCGAACGCCGCGGGGCTCCGCACGACGCGACAGCTGATCGACATGCTCATCGAGCAGGACATCGACATCGACGGCATCGACGAGGAACAGGAACTGATCGAGCGCGCCACGCGCGACCTGATGGACGCGGTGTTTCGTCACGGCGACGGCGACGTCGCCCGCGGGGTCATCCGCGCGTTCGAGTCGGGCGCGCTGGACGTCCCCTTCGCCCCGAGCGACAGCGCGGCGGGGGACGTCCTCCCGGCGCGCGACGACGACGGCCGGGTCCGCATCTTCACGTTCGCGGACCTGAACGTCGACGAGGAGATAAAGGAGATCCACGGCGCGCGGCTCGACGACCGCGCGCGGACCGAGGACCGCGACCGCTCGTTCACGATGGTCGCGGACGACGTGGACGCGATAAGCGACGGGAAGCTCATCGGCCGCCCGGGAGGTGAGTCGGATGCGGATTGA
- a CDS encoding methylaspartate ammonia-lyase, which yields MRIEAVRAVPGVSGFFFDDQKAITEGATQDGFTYEGDPVTPGFERIREAGEALTVDLELSDGTVVSGDCAAVQYSGAGGRDPLFRAERYADAIEGRVADALTGRTPTAFAENASVVEDLPPVESGGDRLHTALRYGVSQALLAAAAHARKTTRTEVLASALGTTPADRPVPVFGQSGDTRYENAEKMLVKGVPVLPHGLFNSTEKIGEDGEKLVEYLDWLSTRAGELGPESYAPRFHVDVYGTFGQAFGPPYDRAELADYFADLREAAAPYPVQVEGPMDAGGREEQIREMAELRDGLADAGVDVDIVADEWCNTFDDVQAFVDAGAADVVQVKTPDLGGIQRSGEAVRYCEGTDTRAYLGGTCNETVTSARACAHVALATDAAQVLAKPGMGFDEGFMVVTNEMRRALSRRGGVGREVAADD from the coding sequence ATGCGGATTGAGGCCGTCCGCGCCGTCCCCGGCGTCTCTGGGTTCTTCTTCGACGACCAGAAGGCAATCACGGAGGGCGCGACGCAGGACGGGTTCACCTACGAGGGCGACCCCGTCACGCCCGGGTTCGAGCGCATCCGCGAGGCCGGCGAGGCGCTCACGGTCGACCTCGAACTGTCCGACGGTACGGTTGTCAGCGGCGACTGCGCCGCGGTCCAGTACTCCGGCGCCGGCGGGCGCGACCCGCTGTTCCGCGCGGAGCGCTATGCCGACGCGATCGAGGGCCGCGTCGCCGACGCGCTGACCGGCCGGACGCCGACGGCGTTCGCCGAGAACGCGTCGGTCGTCGAGGACCTCCCGCCGGTCGAGAGCGGCGGCGACCGCCTGCACACGGCCCTCAGGTACGGCGTCTCGCAGGCGCTGCTCGCCGCGGCGGCCCACGCGCGAAAGACGACCCGGACCGAGGTGCTGGCGTCGGCGCTCGGGACGACGCCCGCCGACCGCCCGGTCCCGGTGTTCGGCCAGTCCGGCGACACCCGCTACGAGAACGCCGAGAAGATGCTCGTCAAGGGCGTCCCCGTCCTCCCGCACGGACTGTTCAACAGCACGGAGAAGATCGGCGAGGACGGCGAGAAGCTGGTCGAGTACCTCGACTGGCTGTCGACCCGCGCCGGCGAACTCGGCCCCGAGAGCTACGCGCCGCGGTTCCACGTCGACGTGTACGGCACCTTCGGGCAGGCGTTCGGTCCGCCGTACGACCGCGCGGAATTGGCCGACTACTTCGCCGACCTGCGCGAGGCGGCAGCGCCGTACCCCGTGCAGGTCGAGGGGCCGATGGACGCGGGCGGCCGCGAGGAACAGATCCGCGAGATGGCGGAACTCCGCGACGGCCTCGCGGACGCCGGCGTCGACGTGGACATCGTGGCCGACGAGTGGTGCAACACCTTCGACGACGTGCAGGCGTTCGTCGACGCCGGCGCGGCCGATGTCGTGCAGGTGAAGACGCCGGACCTCGGCGGCATCCAGCGCTCCGGTGAGGCCGTCCGCTACTGCGAAGGGACCGACACCCGCGCCTACCTCGGCGGGACGTGCAACGAGACGGTGACCTCCGCCCGCGCCTGCGCGCACGTCGCCCTCGCGACGGACGCCGCACAGGTCCTCGCGAAGCCCGGCATGGGCTTCGACGAGGGGTTCATGGTCGTCACCAACGAGATGCGCCGGGCGCTCTCTCGCCGCGGCGGAGTGGGTCGGGAGGTGGCAGCCGATGACTAG
- a CDS encoding BTB/POZ domain-containing protein encodes MRMELRICKQCYEGTHGNPEKTAVTRDMVNCAEQIREYKDLIGLDSLYITRVSEGDPGGEETLPAVVASIENDQIALSDTQLTMEDDQQNMLVYPEPEDILEVLTRNLDQISEQTRQDVTVELSEEGAQLVS; translated from the coding sequence ATGCGCATGGAGCTGCGGATCTGCAAGCAGTGCTACGAGGGAACTCACGGCAACCCGGAGAAGACGGCGGTGACCCGCGACATGGTGAACTGCGCGGAGCAGATCCGGGAGTACAAGGACCTCATCGGGCTCGACTCCCTGTACATCACGCGGGTCTCCGAGGGCGACCCCGGCGGGGAGGAGACCCTGCCCGCCGTCGTCGCGAGCATCGAGAACGACCAGATCGCGCTCTCCGACACCCAGCTGACGATGGAGGACGACCAGCAGAACATGCTGGTCTACCCCGAGCCGGAGGACATCCTCGAGGTGCTGACGCGGAACCTCGACCAGATCAGCGAGCAGACCCGCCAGGACGTCACCGTCGAACTCTCCGAGGAGGGGGCGCAGCTCGTCTCCTGA